The Portunus trituberculatus isolate SZX2019 chromosome 7, ASM1759143v1, whole genome shotgun sequence genome contains the following window.
CCCTCAGGCCCGCGTGCCCCACGGAGGTGTGCCCGCTGTTACAGGAGGCCTTCGCGTTGTTCCGCGACGCCCTGCAGCGCTACCATCCGGACTACGCCGGCGGGGAGGTGCCGTGGGCCGGCCCCTGGGACGCCGCCACCGAGGCACAcgcgctggtggtggcggtgacggtggaGGGCCCGCAGGCGCACCTCACGTTGGACACTGATGAGTCGTACAGTCTGACTGTGAACACGTCCGCCGACGGCGCCGCCACCACGGCCACCATCACGGCGCCCACCTTCTTCGGGGCGCGCCACGCCCTGGAGACACTGGCGCAGCTGGTGGACTACGACGAGACGCGCGACGCGCTTATGGTTGTACAGACAGCGGCGGTGACGGACGCACCGGCGTTCGCGTACCGCGGGCTGCTGGTGGACACCTCGCGTAACTTCGTGACGGTGGCGGCGCTGCGGCGCACGGTGGACGCCATGGCCGCCAGCAAGCTGAACACTCTGCACTGGCACATCACAGACTCCCAAGCCTTCCCGCTGGCCCTGCACGCCCTCCCCAACATGGCCTACTACGGCGCCTATTCCGCCAGGCAGGTGTACACGCCGGCTCAGGTGCGCGACCTGGTGCAGTACGCCCGCGTGCGCGGCGTGCGTCTGCTGCCCGAGCTGGACGCGCCTGCGCACGTGGCCAACGGCTGGCAGTGGGCCGAGAAGGAGGGACTGGGCCGACTTGCCGTGTGTGTCAAccaggtgagtgagtgtatgCAGTCCTGTACATGAGTGAGGTGGGATGTGGCGGGccgggcggggcgaggcggggcgagcCAGTGTTATGAAATCCCAGTGTATTACAATCCCTGCATCTTTGAGTCTCCTTCCACGGTCCCAATCCTTCACAGGAGCCGTGGCAGGAGTTCTGTGTGGGGCCTCCCTGCGGGCAGCTCAACCTAGCCAACCCTGCAATATACGACATTATTGGGCAGATCTATGAAGAAATGTTGGACATCTTCGCTCCCGTCGACATATTCCACTACGGCGGGGATGAGGTGAGTGTGGgacaaaggagggagggagtgaggaaaggaaggaaggaaaggagaaggaaaagatgaacgaAATCGAGGAGGAAAACAGCCACTTTTCTTggaccttttttctttattggaacagttttttgtctgtttacttGTTCCATTCCTTCTAACTTTATCTTTGATGGAGTATCACCGCATGAGTGAGGCCTGACTCACTACGCCAGACATCTATGCCGCCCTTCACACACGGGTTGTGTGTGATGATGTCCTGCACACCTGGGAGGTAATTGACATTCAGGAACATTCACCACATGTGGGGACGCATttgtggttatatatatatatataaccacaaATGCGCccatgtgatatatatatatatatatatatatatatatatatatatatatatatatatatatatatatatatatatatatatatatatatatatatatatatatatatatatatatatatatatatatatatatatgtgtgtgtgtgtgtgtgtgtgtgtgtgtgtgtgtgtgtatatatatatatatatatatatatatatatatatatatatatatatatatatatatatatatatatatatatatatatatatatatatatatatatatatatatatatatatgtgtgtgtgtgtgtgtgtgtgtgtgtatatatatatatatatatatatatatatatatatatatatatatatatatatatatatatatatatatatatatatatatatatatatatatatatatatatatatatatatatatatatatatatatatatatatatatatatatatatatatatatatatatatatatatatgtgtgtgtgtgtgtgtgtgtgtgtgtgtgtgtgtgtgtgtgtgtgtgtgtgtatatatatatatatatatatatatatatatatatatatatatatatatatatatatatatatatatatatatatatatatatatatatatatatatatatatatatatatatatatatatatatatatatatatatatatatatgtgtgtgtgtgtgtgtgtgtgtgtgtgtgtgtgtgtgtgtgtgtgtatatatatatatatatatatatatatatatatatatatatatatatatatatatatatatatatatatatatatatatatatatatatatatatatatatatatatatatatatatatatatatatatatatatatatatatatatatatatatatatatatatatgtgtgtgtgtgtgtatatatatatatatatatatatatatatatatatatatatatatatatatatatatatatatatatatatatatatatatatatatatatatatatatatatacacacacacacacacacacacacacagtggttagagcgctggcttcacaagccagatgaccggggttcgattccccggccgggtggagatatttgggtatgtctcctttcatgtagcccctgttcacctagcagtgatgtaaatcgaggagttgtgaccttgttgttccggtgtgtgtgcctggtctcagacctatcccaagatcggaaataatgagctctgagctcgttccgtagggtaacgtctggctgtctcgtcagagactgcagcagatcaaacagtgaaatacacacacacacacacacacacacatatatatatatatatatatatatatatatatatatatatatatatatatatatatatatatatatatatatatatatatatatatatatatatatatatatatatatatatatatatatatatatatatatatatatatatatatatatatatatatatatatatatatatatatatatatatatatatatatatatatatatatatatatatatatatatatatatatatatgtgtgtgtgtgtgtgtgtgtgtgtgtgtgtgtatttcactgtttgatctgctgcagtctctgacgagacagccagacgttaccctacggaacgagctcagagctcattatttccgatcttgggataggtctgagaccaggcacacaccacacaccgggacagcaaggtcacaactcctcgatttacatcactgctaggtgaacaggggctacacatgaaaggagacatacccaaatatctccacccggccggggaatcgaaccccggtcatctggcttgtgaagccagcgctctaaccactgagctaccgggccgtgtgtgtgtgtgtgtgtgtgtgtgtgtgtgtgtatatatatatatatatatatatatatatatatatatatatatatatatatatatatatatatatatatatatatatatatatatatatatatatatatatatatatatatatatatatatatatatatatatatatatatatatatatatatatatatatatatatatatatatatatatatatatatatatatatatatatatatatatatatatatatatatatatatatatatatatatatatatatatatatatatatatatatatatatatatatatatatatatatatatatatatatatatatatatatatatatatatatatatatatatatatatatatatatatatatatatatatatatatatatatatatatatatatatatatatatatatatatatatatatatatatatatatatatatatatatatatatatatatatatatatatatatatatatatatatatatatatatatatatatatatatatatatatatatatatatatatatatatatatatatatatatatatatatatatatatatatatatatatatatatatatatatatatatatatatatatatatatatatatatatataatttattttatttatttttgtgtgtaagaggggaccggccaagggcaacaaaaattgtgataaaaaaaaaagacccactgaggtgccagtccctcaAACAAGCTGAGCAGGAAACAATAGAAGGGACTCCAAGGATGGTATGGGAGtcatcatttatatatatatatatatatatatatatatatatatatatatatatatatatatatatatatatatatatatatatatacttattttttttcgattttaaaTTTTGTGTGAAGAATGTAAATGTAATgggatgcatgtagttttgtgtgaagaaagagagttgtctctagagggcaggctgtgactgctccCTTGTGTTCTgtgacaaagggaaacgttcagtaaGGTCACAATTGgttttaatgataagttcacagcacccctgaaccagtgctatcagacctcactgggagtaattatcatttcggcaggtgtctactgcctcctccataCATTCCACCCTCCCGACAGGTGAACCTGAACTGCTGGAACTCGACGCAGGAAATCAGGTCTTGGATGATCGCGAACGACCACGGCGTGGACGAGGAGGCGTACTACAGGCAGTGGGCGGTGTTCCAGGAGAAGGCGCAGCAGCTGCTGAAGAAAGCTGCCAAGGGGCGGAAGGTGGAGGGAGTTCTGTGGACCTCTGAGCTGACCAAGCCCGGCAGACTGAACCTGTCCCACAACTCCTCGCAGTACATCATCCAGATCTGGAGCACGCAGGACGACCCGGTCATCAGCGAGATGCTTTCACTGGGACACAGACTCATCTTCAGCAACCACGACGCCTGGTACCTTGATTGTGGCGTGGGGGCGTGGGTGGGCGACGGGAACAACTGGTGCAGCCCCTACAAGGGCTGGCAGACCGTGTACAACAACAGTCCGCACACCATCGCCATGACGCTGACGGGCTCTCCTAACACAGAGCTCATCCTTGGCGGAGAGGCCGCCCTGTGGACTGAGCAGGCAGACACCAACACTGTGGACGCCAAGGTACGTAAAGATATGAAGCGACGTCAACactatttctatttacttttgaaATATTAGTTGACTTGGAACTTATTTTCAGTCTGTGaaacctcacctctccctctaccaAGCCTTATCTTTTCTCgggtgtctgaggcaactgacaggaagcccttctctgttcccttttaCATTCTCTATCCAAAGATGGAATTTCCGTCTTTTTATGCAACGACCCAATTTACTGTTGTCCACACGCCCTTGAGTCCTTATTTTCTaccaaggattctagggaggatatacgggttcaatgggcgggctggaggaattgattagggaacctcgcttctaacagatggtgcgcgggtcgcaggtagtaagggggcgagggatgggagggtccatcagcgggggaggatgagtgccattacaagattcaaacagtcagtcagtcaccggaaggagcgcaaggcacatcaaccattgcccgcctctgcctgggccacaccacgcgtcgctcagtgctcacttgcatcacctacgtctgtcttgtgaccccttctgTCCTTGGTGTATGACTACCCCTGAGgacatggaacatttcctgcttcaatgcccatgcctcctctctcaacatagtgCATTACGCTCCCAGCTTTccaccctggccatcacaacactcaaccttcccaccctcctggcggcctcaggcgtccacctctcctggcaacctgcagtcTTTTGCCATACTTGtaccttcttgaggaagaccagccagctaccacgcctgtgatacccacacaggactaccccagggctcataataATAAGGATCCATAGgttttcgtggcctcttttgaatccttatgagccctggggtagtcctgtgtgggtatcactggcgtggtagctggctggtcttcctcaagaaggcacaagtaaggcgaaggacagcaggttgccaggaagggtggacgcctgaggccgccaagaagGTGGGCaagtcgagtgttgtgatggccagagagccgggagcgtaatgtagtatgttgagagaggaggtgtgggcaatgaagcaggaaatgttccatgtcctcaggggtagtcctacaccaagggcagaagtggtcacgagatagtcgacgtatgcgatgcaagtaaggagtatagtatggtgtggcccaggcgaggcgggcagaaaacgcatacatatatatatatatatatatatatatatatatatatatatatatatatatatatatatatatatatatatatatatataatgttttatggagggaaaaatagggggtgggggaggaagcatgggagaaattttaagttactcctaacaacgttttctatgaaagtactcgcttccaacagatggcagcaccgtcgctgtcctccaaactttaacccacaccacaacttcctctgtatattccttgtttttttttaccattgagCTTAGATTTCAGTCACTCAAGACTAATCTGCGTGTGGTATGGCTCTCACGTGACTTTTGACCATTGAAAACGTCCAACCATTTAGCCTCCAAAGAGGAGCACATCCTGTCTTCCCTGCGCTCACCACCAGCTAACCTACCTGGTGAacttgtttttaattttgctGTTCTCCATTTCTTCGAAACAGTGGGGCAGCCTGATTAACACTCTCTGTCCACGCAGGTGTGGCCGCGCGCCGCAGCGCTGGCGGAGCGTCTGTGGAGCAACCCGTCCACCTCGTGGCAGAAGGCAGAGACCCGCTTCATCCACCACCGGCAGCGCCTCGTGCAGCGCGGCGTGCAGGCGGAACGAATACAGCCCCAGTGGTGCCACCAGAATGAGGACCTGTGTTACCTCTAGTGCCAGACCAGTGCCAGGTAGCGTAGGATGTCAGCTATGGTGAAGAGCCTGCAGGTGGTGTGGGTGAGGCGCGCGGTGTCGTCACAGCAAGGTATACCGTGTAGCATGAGGAGACTATCCTTGTTTTACCGTTGTGTAGAGACCTGACACTTACTGTAATGTAGTTTGTAATTCCTTGGAGTGGCTTGGCTCTGTCTTGCCATGTGTAGACTTATGGCTCGTTGCACCTCTCCTTGTGTTCTTCCAGTTTCCAGTATGTTCTCATGTTCTCTCGCTGTCTAGGGCGAGGAACTGGTGCTGTGTAGACTTagttgtgagtgttttgttacACAGTTGTTCTTATCTAATTATATTTTTACAGCATTGAGTCAAGTTCGTAATGTCTTGGCTTCTGTAGTGAATTGGTTATATAGATTTGTAAAACTATTAatattccttgtgtgtgtgtgtgtgtgtgtgtgtgtgtgtgtgtgtgtgtgtgtgtgtgtgtgtgtgtgtgtgtgtgtgtaggtggagggTAAGGTGGCATATAGTCGTGATTATAGACATCCTCCATCCACTCTTCCTTCTGACATTTACTTCTCTGTACTTTTCCCTGCCGCCCCGCCCCTTCttgcctctcttctcctttctcccttgctTCACTCGACGGACCAGCCCGGCAAGTGacccccgccacacacacacacacacacacacacacacacacacacacacacacacagagagagagagagagagagagagagagagagagagagagagagagagagagagagagaacgtatgtAAAAAAGATTGCTTTCTTATTTGActttcactttgtgtgtgtgtgtgtgtgtgtgtgtgtgtgtgtgtgtgtgtgtgtgtttaaaaacgtgcgtgttattattattattattattattattattattattattattattattattattattattattattattattattattgtcagtatttacaattatattattgctatttgtattattattattattattattattattattattattattattattattaatgtctattatcatttgttattattattattattattattattattattattattattattattattattattattattatttcttcctttcagagATAAACTTGATAAAATCAGTGTTATGTATCGAGAAACAGCATTTTTATCTGCGACCTTTCCTCTccatgaacaagagagagagagagagagagagagagagagagagaggatattttgTTTAATCAATTGTTTCACACGCTGAGAGGCTGAGGCTGGGCTGGGCGTGTGTCGGGTGTGTCAGTCTCAGGTTTGGGGCAGTCAGGCTGGCGGCTTGGACGGGTCTGTTACTGCTTGATTTTCCAGGTCAAGCTAGTGTTAGGTCTGGTttggcgtgagtgtgtgtggcgagGGTAAGGTCAGGCCTATCCTCCTTTTCTAGACTGAATATCCTCGCTCTgtcctttatttatatatactttaaactggaaacttcacatctcttctgAGTCGTCTCCACTAGATTTTCTCACCACCCCAGTCAAAAACTGATCAACTCCTCTGACGATctccagccttttttttttttttgacggcagcaatgttgcatctcttgctatc
Protein-coding sequences here:
- the LOC123520706 gene encoding chitooligosaccharidolytic beta-N-acetylglucosaminidase-like isoform X1, which encodes MRVLNLGSPLWCSENPLLAITVVLKEVYKVPCLHLVATMDTWQRSLYTRLYRSAGAKYSSSLVRVIRRNATTMRVLVVTTAVVVVIVVVNLASHRTHATATAANFFKMPPPWGWRCEDGRCVKHAAAGGADLVPLNQCKLTCGRAGVLWPLPISASLGRRVSLFLPHNASLRPACPTEVCPLLQEAFALFRDALQRYHPDYAGGEVPWAGPWDAATEAHALVVAVTVEGPQAHLTLDTDESYSLTVNTSADGAATTATITAPTFFGARHALETLAQLVDYDETRDALMVVQTAAVTDAPAFAYRGLLVDTSRNFVTVAALRRTVDAMAASKLNTLHWHITDSQAFPLALHALPNMAYYGAYSARQVYTPAQVRDLVQYARVRGVRLLPELDAPAHVANGWQWAEKEGLGRLAVCVNQEPWQEFCVGPPCGQLNLANPAIYDIIGQIYEEMLDIFAPVDIFHYGGDEVNLNCWNSTQEIRSWMIANDHGVDEEAYYRQWAVFQEKAQQLLKKAAKGRKVEGVLWTSELTKPGRLNLSHNSSQYIIQIWSTQDDPVISEMLSLGHRLIFSNHDAWYLDCGVGAWVGDGNNWCSPYKGWQTVYNNSPHTIAMTLTGSPNTELILGGEAALWTEQADTNTVDAKVWPRAAALAERLWSNPSTSWQKAETRFIHHRQRLVQRGVQAERIQPQWCHQNEDLCYL
- the LOC123520706 gene encoding chitooligosaccharidolytic beta-N-acetylglucosaminidase-like isoform X3, with the translated sequence MRVLVVTTAVVVVIVVVNLASHRTHATATAANFFKMPPPWGWRCEDGRCVKHAAAGGADLVPLNQCKLTCGRAGVLWPLPISASLGRRVSLFLPHNASLRPACPTEVCPLLQEAFALFRDALQRYHPDYAGGEVPWAGPWDAATEAHALVVAVTVEGPQAHLTLDTDESYSLTVNTSADGAATTATITAPTFFGARHALETLAQLVDYDETRDALMVVQTAAVTDAPAFAYRGLLVDTSRNFVTVAALRRTVDAMAASKLNTLHWHITDSQAFPLALHALPNMAYYGAYSARQVYTPAQVRDLVQYARVRGVRLLPELDAPAHVANGWQWAEKEGLGRLAVCVNQEPWQEFCVGPPCGQLNLANPAIYDIIGQIYEEMLDIFAPVDIFHYGGDEVNLNCWNSTQEIRSWMIANDHGVDEEAYYRQWAVFQEKAQQLLKKAAKGRKVEGVLWTSELTKPGRLNLSHNSSQYIIQIWSTQDDPVISEMLSLGHRLIFSNHDAWYLDCGVGAWVGDGNNWCSPYKGWQTVYNNSPHTIAMTLTGSPNTELILGGEAALWTEQADTNTVDAKVWPRAAALAERLWSNPSTSWQKAETRFIHHRQRLVQRGVQAERIQPQWCHQNEDLCYL
- the LOC123520706 gene encoding chitooligosaccharidolytic beta-N-acetylglucosaminidase-like isoform X2; this encodes MMNAKYSSSLVRVIRRNATTMRVLVVTTAVVVVIVVVNLASHRTHATATAANFFKMPPPWGWRCEDGRCVKHAAAGGADLVPLNQCKLTCGRAGVLWPLPISASLGRRVSLFLPHNASLRPACPTEVCPLLQEAFALFRDALQRYHPDYAGGEVPWAGPWDAATEAHALVVAVTVEGPQAHLTLDTDESYSLTVNTSADGAATTATITAPTFFGARHALETLAQLVDYDETRDALMVVQTAAVTDAPAFAYRGLLVDTSRNFVTVAALRRTVDAMAASKLNTLHWHITDSQAFPLALHALPNMAYYGAYSARQVYTPAQVRDLVQYARVRGVRLLPELDAPAHVANGWQWAEKEGLGRLAVCVNQEPWQEFCVGPPCGQLNLANPAIYDIIGQIYEEMLDIFAPVDIFHYGGDEVNLNCWNSTQEIRSWMIANDHGVDEEAYYRQWAVFQEKAQQLLKKAAKGRKVEGVLWTSELTKPGRLNLSHNSSQYIIQIWSTQDDPVISEMLSLGHRLIFSNHDAWYLDCGVGAWVGDGNNWCSPYKGWQTVYNNSPHTIAMTLTGSPNTELILGGEAALWTEQADTNTVDAKVWPRAAALAERLWSNPSTSWQKAETRFIHHRQRLVQRGVQAERIQPQWCHQNEDLCYL